One stretch of Brevibacillus laterosporus DNA includes these proteins:
- a CDS encoding N-acetyltransferase: MLVIDPVQLEGTLVLIEPLQPEHEAELQQVGSYPEIWTFLPKANVTNEDWQAYFKKAYDAKEAGLEFPFIIRECSSREIIGSTRFINISSKDDHLELGSTWLTPRVWKTGVNTECKFLLLSYCFEQLGCVRVQIKTDSRNENSQRAIRRIGATYEGTLRKNMRLANGFVRDTVMFSIIDSEWDQVKEKLARML, encoded by the coding sequence ATGCTCGTTATTGATCCCGTCCAATTAGAAGGAACACTAGTCCTGATTGAACCACTTCAACCTGAGCACGAAGCGGAACTACAACAAGTAGGAAGCTACCCAGAAATTTGGACCTTTTTACCGAAAGCGAATGTCACCAACGAGGATTGGCAGGCTTATTTTAAAAAAGCATATGATGCAAAGGAAGCAGGATTGGAATTTCCCTTTATCATTAGGGAGTGCTCCTCTAGGGAAATTATTGGCTCAACTCGCTTCATTAACATCTCCAGTAAGGATGATCACTTAGAACTTGGCTCAACCTGGCTCACTCCACGCGTTTGGAAAACGGGGGTTAATACGGAATGTAAATTTTTGTTGCTGAGCTATTGCTTTGAACAGCTTGGTTGTGTGCGTGTTCAAATTAAAACGGATTCACGCAATGAGAACTCACAGCGAGCTATTCGCCGGATCGGAGCTACGTATGAAGGAACATTACGCAAGAATATGCGTCTAGCAAATGGTTTTGTCCGTGATACCGTCATGTTTTCCATTATTGATAGCGAATGGGATCAAGTAAAAGAAAAGCTAGCCCGTATGTTATAG